A single region of the Deltaproteobacteria bacterium genome encodes:
- a CDS encoding thiol oxidoreductase, with the protein PRFPDENCPQGNCASLAQNPSPGVNDPDGSALAQVNDFVRFLGPPPRGAPGSGSAMFAAIGCSFCHVQTLVTAPNASGAFDRVAYHPFSDFLLHDMGSLGDGIDQGDAKGAEMRTQPLWGVSQQTRLLHDGRVRTIADAILAHDGQGKPARDRFAALSDSERRALLAFLDTL; encoded by the coding sequence CCTCGCTTTCCGGACGAGAACTGCCCGCAAGGGAACTGCGCCTCGCTGGCGCAGAACCCGTCGCCCGGCGTGAACGATCCCGACGGCAGTGCCCTCGCCCAGGTCAATGACTTCGTGCGCTTTCTCGGCCCGCCGCCTCGTGGCGCGCCGGGCTCCGGCTCCGCCATGTTCGCGGCAATTGGCTGCTCGTTCTGCCACGTCCAGACTCTCGTGACCGCGCCCAACGCCAGCGGCGCATTCGACCGCGTCGCTTACCATCCCTTCTCCGATTTCCTCCTCCACGACATGGGCTCGCTCGGCGACGGAATCGATCAGGGCGACGCCAAAGGCGCCGAGATGCGCACGCAGCCGCTCTGGGGCGTCTCCCAGCAGACGCGTCTGCTGCACGACGGGAGAGTGAGGACGATCGCCGACGCAATTCTCGCGCATGACGGCCAGGGCAAGCCCGCGCGCGACCGCTTCGCGGCGCTCTCCGACTCGGAACGTCGGGCGCTGCTCGCGTTCCTCGATACGCTCTGA
- a CDS encoding CRTAC1 family protein, with amino-acid sequence MDAAGGRTGEAPRRRMVPASRVVARDAQSPRRSGAGAKGARARSRLGIAAFSPQSVARHAHRAAAHAAGGRGRRRARRSSAVGATAFGVLLPVPMAFDVIVCSVLLNSGMPVPVVAALLATLGIYSVYAWSLLGATLSWRVATVAAAAVFVVGLGTGVAAAVLENWHDIGQSREAAQLAALPAPPSRRPALPIGLSAAELRSMVRPQPAAQRVAAPAGAEIWFTPFEAQGQRGEKAFSRIDGPLLGFKRLPLPRAYQSMQPGPMHFGALAAGDYNDDGWPDVAVGTSFGVFLYANLGGRFALQEIDFPEMRDWIVCDVALVDLDGDGALDLYFSAWRHGGHVLFNRGGEFSGKAHAELPGAGEMCAASTAFADVDGDGYLDVVTGAATFESWFFYPAPAVNRLWRNHAGHFTPEALPGPEGDTLSLLFTDLTGDGRLHLLVGNDFDEPDRIFLNEGGRLRPLKRQESPLPYSTMTTMSFDTADLDNDGIPELYIGQIAMGRMNDLPKRLAPPVRSCGIYSEVADLARCDDLARFQAAVARGRDTWSIGLCKELTDPVEQRDCAVAAHYWTRILLRLPATGADKTEILAECEKIPADFVTMHDVCKAMAESPIDNNSSHKVFTDEVPSVGHTNLLFARQDKSFVDVTKKWGVGYGGWTWNAKFADLDNDTWQDLFIAQGTRLRLYNPSNVYYRNKGGTTFEEQTRVAGLEDHLPTAASLFIDYNLDGNLDILTYPFQLTPVVWRNDGAAAPAFEVRLDDLRTANRYAVGARIDVRAADGRRQMREIKASGGNQSHDLLVARFGLGDWGSVASMTVRWPDGDKTDLAGPLKPGRYRVVRTAQGKQPVAGAIKPD; translated from the coding sequence ATGGACGCGGCCGGCGGCAGAACCGGCGAAGCTCCCCGGCGTCGGATGGTTCCAGCGTCTCGAGTCGTTGCTCGGGACGCCCAATCTCCGCGGCGAAGCGGCGCCGGCGCCAAAGGGGCCCGTGCGCGCTCTCGGCTGGGTATTGCTGCATTTTCCCCGCAATCTGTGGCGCGTCACGCTCATCGCGCTGCCGCTCATGCTGCTGGCGGGCGTGGCCGGCGCCGCGCTCGCCGAAGTTCTGCGGTGGGCGCGACCGCCTTCGGCGTTCTTCTGCCGGTCCCGATGGCTTTCGACGTGATCGTCTGCTCGGTGCTGCTGAACTCCGGCATGCCGGTTCCGGTCGTCGCGGCATTGCTCGCTACGCTCGGGATCTACAGCGTCTATGCCTGGAGCCTGCTCGGCGCCACCTTGTCGTGGCGGGTGGCGACGGTTGCGGCCGCCGCGGTGTTCGTCGTCGGGCTGGGCACCGGCGTCGCCGCCGCTGTGCTGGAGAACTGGCACGACATCGGCCAATCCCGCGAGGCCGCACAGCTCGCCGCCCTCCCTGCGCCACCATCGCGGCGCCCCGCTCTGCCGATTGGACTGTCCGCTGCCGAGCTGCGGTCCATGGTCCGTCCACAGCCCGCCGCGCAGCGGGTTGCGGCGCCCGCAGGTGCCGAGATCTGGTTCACTCCATTCGAGGCGCAAGGACAGCGCGGCGAGAAGGCGTTCAGCCGGATCGACGGACCGCTGCTGGGGTTCAAGCGACTGCCGCTGCCGCGTGCCTACCAGAGCATGCAACCCGGGCCGATGCATTTCGGCGCCCTGGCCGCAGGCGACTATAACGACGACGGTTGGCCCGACGTCGCCGTCGGCACCTCGTTCGGCGTCTTCCTGTACGCGAATCTGGGCGGAAGGTTCGCGCTTCAGGAGATCGATTTCCCCGAGATGCGGGACTGGATCGTCTGCGACGTAGCCCTGGTGGATCTCGACGGCGATGGCGCCCTGGACTTGTATTTCTCCGCCTGGCGTCACGGCGGCCACGTCCTCTTCAACCGCGGCGGCGAGTTCTCGGGGAAGGCGCACGCGGAGCTGCCGGGGGCCGGCGAGATGTGCGCCGCCTCGACTGCATTCGCGGACGTCGACGGTGACGGATATCTCGACGTCGTCACCGGCGCCGCGACGTTCGAGTCGTGGTTCTTCTATCCGGCTCCGGCGGTGAACCGTCTGTGGCGAAACCATGCCGGCCACTTCACGCCGGAAGCGCTGCCGGGACCGGAAGGCGATACCCTCAGTCTGCTCTTCACGGACCTGACCGGCGACGGCCGGCTGCACCTCTTGGTCGGCAACGACTTCGACGAGCCGGACCGCATCTTCCTCAACGAGGGCGGCCGGCTGCGACCGTTGAAGCGCCAGGAGAGCCCGCTTCCCTACTCGACGATGACGACGATGTCGTTCGATACCGCCGATCTCGACAACGACGGCATTCCGGAGCTCTACATCGGGCAGATCGCGATGGGGCGCATGAACGATCTGCCCAAGCGGCTCGCTCCGCCGGTGCGGAGCTGCGGAATCTACTCCGAGGTCGCCGACCTGGCGCGCTGCGACGATCTCGCGCGTTTCCAAGCAGCTGTCGCGCGAGGACGCGATACCTGGAGCATCGGACTCTGCAAGGAGCTGACCGACCCGGTCGAGCAGCGCGACTGCGCGGTGGCGGCGCATTACTGGACGCGAATCCTCCTGCGCTTGCCGGCGACTGGCGCGGACAAGACGGAGATCCTCGCCGAATGCGAGAAGATCCCGGCTGACTTCGTCACCATGCACGACGTCTGCAAGGCGATGGCGGAGAGCCCCATCGACAACAACTCCTCGCACAAGGTGTTCACGGACGAAGTGCCTTCGGTCGGGCACACCAACCTGCTCTTCGCGCGCCAGGACAAGAGCTTCGTCGACGTCACCAAGAAGTGGGGCGTCGGATACGGCGGGTGGACCTGGAACGCGAAGTTTGCAGACCTCGACAACGATACCTGGCAGGACCTCTTCATCGCACAGGGCACGCGCTTGCGGCTCTACAATCCGTCCAACGTCTATTACCGGAACAAGGGCGGAACGACATTCGAGGAGCAGACCCGCGTGGCGGGATTGGAGGATCACCTCCCGACCGCCGCCTCGCTGTTCATCGACTACAACCTGGACGGCAACCTCGACATCCTCACCTATCCCTTCCAGCTCACGCCCGTGGTCTGGCGCAACGACGGCGCCGCAGCACCCGCGTTCGAGGTGCGCCTGGACGATCTGCGCACCGCGAACCGGTACGCGGTGGGAGCGCGCATCGACGTGCGGGCTGCCGACGGCCGCCGGCAGATGCGTGAGATCAAGGCGAGCGGCGGGAATCAATCGCACGACCTGCTGGTGGCGCGCTTCGGGCTCGGCGACTGGGGCTCGGTCGCCTCGATGACCGTGCGCTGGCCCGACGGCGACAAGACCGATCTGGCGGGTCCGTTGAAGCCCGGCCGCTACCGTGTCGTTCGAACCGCCCAGGGCAAGCAGCCCGTCGCCGGCGCGATCAAGCCGGACTGA